One part of the Polycyclovorans algicola TG408 genome encodes these proteins:
- a CDS encoding BLUF domain-containing protein translates to MSLERLVYASRATFALSRSGIEPEVGRILMQSRRHNPRRGLVGGLYFGDGHFFQCLEGEAAAIDKLMALLATDPRHTEITVLRRDPITESTFAGWGMKYVPNATEVKRLLAQHGQNRFDPATFPEAMTTAMVELMRRGPDGTPPGAIDPAAQPHARGQDRVARGLGAVALLISLLALAISLVG, encoded by the coding sequence ATGAGTCTGGAACGGTTGGTTTATGCGAGTCGCGCCACCTTCGCCCTTTCGAGAAGCGGGATCGAACCTGAGGTGGGGCGCATCCTGATGCAGTCACGGCGGCACAATCCGCGCCGCGGCCTCGTTGGCGGCCTCTATTTTGGCGACGGCCATTTCTTCCAGTGCCTCGAAGGTGAAGCGGCTGCCATCGACAAGCTGATGGCACTGCTGGCCACCGACCCGCGCCACACCGAAATCACCGTGTTGCGGCGCGATCCGATTACCGAAAGCACCTTCGCAGGCTGGGGCATGAAGTATGTGCCCAACGCCACCGAGGTGAAGCGACTGCTGGCACAGCATGGCCAGAACCGATTTGATCCCGCCACCTTCCCGGAGGCCATGACCACCGCCATGGTTGAACTGATGCGGCGCGGCCCGGACGGCACACCGCCCGGTGCCATCGACCCCGCAGCGCAGCCCCACGCCAGGGGCCAAGATCGGGTGGCACGCGGACTTGGCGCGGTCGCCCTGCTGATCTCACTGCTGGCGCTGGCGATCTCGCTCGTCGGGTAA